Within Bacillus sp. Marseille-Q1617, the genomic segment CAATGAAGTACTCAAGGAGCAGGGAGCCAAAATGGCTGAAGAGGTGCTGAAAAGATTGCGTCAAAGAGAAGAACTTCGAAATGTTCCCATCATGATCGCTCTATACAAGCAAGCGCCAAAGCAGCAGGTGGTCCCTGGCCAGTTCTTTGGGTATACAACAGTGGAAGCCGGGACGGACGCGATTCAAAATTGGGAAGGGATCAATGAAGAATACTACATCTTCCCATCCCCGGAAGCAGCGGAGAATCATCCGAATGATAATAAAATATTCCAGGACTTGAAGAAGGAAATTGAAGAGTACTTCCCTGTGTTTACAGGCATAACGGGTGAAGCACTCTATCAAAATCAAGAGCTGACAGACATGAAGTTGGAGGTGGCATTGACCTTTAACGGAAAGACAGAGACAGTTGGATTTGCCCGCCATCTATCCAATTTGATCGGAAAGAATACGCCTGAAAGCTGGAATGTGGAAATGCTCATTAATTCTTCTTACGGACCTGAGGCGTTGGTCGTGAAGAAAAAAGGAAGTAAAGAAACATACCTGCACATTTATGAATGATGAAATTGGACAACGTTGAACAGAACCGATCTTGCTTTTGCAGGATCGTTTTTTTTATGAAACCCGGCTTTCATTCATTCGTATACTAACAAAGGGGGATTAATTATGGATGAAATGTATTCTGTCGGGTTGCTCATTGCATCGGTTTTGTTTGTCATAACGCTTGTCATGATTCCTATTCAATATCGTTACATTAAGGCAATGGAAGAGGAAAAGAAAAAGAAAAAGCGCGAATCCGGTGAGGCCTTTGATAACATGCCTTTCGGAGAAGCATTCCTTCACCAAAATGCCCAAAGTAACCCTCTATTTCTACCAGCCAATTTGATTGCCTATTTAATTTACAGAGTGAAACATAAAGATAGATGAATGGAGGGGGGTCCCTCCATTTTTTTTTTTGGTTATTCATACATATTTCAAGCCTTTTGGTACAACCTAAAAGAGCTAACGTTAGTTAATTTTTCTGAAAACGACACAGATTTGTCAAACAAGTCAATTTAATTTTATAAATTTTTATGAATGAATATAGCAATTTAAGCGCTTTCATAAAAATATATGCAAAATAAGTGTATAAAAATGCATATAGGTCCATATATTCAGAAAATTCCGTATGGATTTTTTTGAAATGTATGTTAGCATTAATAACGTTGTGAACTTGTTACGGAAACATCGCTTCGCAGAAGAAACTTTTTCAAACAATTTTGAGTGAATAAGTTTACAACCTGTATGCATAGGGTAAAGAATTGCTGGACTATATTTACAAAAGGTCTTTTAGCATGTATCAAAAGTCGGATTAAGCACCTGGCAAAATGAAAACAAATTTATTGAAAGGGGAATGCTGACAACACAATGGATATAGCTACTTTAGTCACGTTTATCGTATATTTAGTTGGAATGCTTGCAATTGGTATTATTTCGTACAGATTAACAAGTAATTTATCGGATTATGTTCTTGGAGGACGTAGTTTAGGACCGGGGGTAGCAGCATTAAGTGCTGGTGCATCTGATATGAGTTCATGGTTATTGCTTGGACTTCCTGGTCTGGCTTATGCAATTGGATTAGGTTCCATTTGGTTAAGTATTGGGTTGGTAATTGGTGCTTATTTAAACTGGAGATTCGTTGCTTCAAGGCTTCGTGCTTACACGGAAGTTGCAGACGATTCAATCACGGTTCCTGATTATTTTGAAAATCGTTTTAAAGATGGATCTCGTCTTCTTCGTGTCATTTCAGCAGTAATCATTCTGGTATTCTTTACCTTCTATACATCTTCTGGTCTTGTAGGCGGAGCGTTATTATTCCAGGAAACGTTTGGTATGACTTACAATACTGCATTATGGATTGGTGCCATTGTAATCATTTCTTATACTTTCCTTGGAGGATTCTTGGCGGTAAGTTGGACTGACTTTGTACAAGGGATTCTGATGTTCCTTGCATTGATCGTGACTCCGATTGTTGCGATCACTGAGCTTGGCGGCTGGAATGCGACAGTGGATGCTGTACGTTCAGTTGACCCTGCGAACCTTGACACAATGAACACGATGACTGTAATGGGTGTTATTTCATTATTGGCATGGGGTCTTGGTTACTTTGGCCAGCCTCACATCATCACACGCTTTATGGCATTGCGTTCAACAAAGGATGTGCCAAAGGCACGCTGGATCGGTATGAGCTGGATGACGATCTCCATGATCGGGGCAGTCATTACAGGATTTGCGGGAATTGCATACTTTGCAGATGCTCCATTAATTACTGGAGATGTCGATAACTCTGAGAAAGTATTCATCTTCTTTACAGATGTCCTGTTTAACCCTTGGGTTTCAGGTATCCTGTTAGCAGCAATCCTGTCTGCTATCATGAGTACAATTGACTCTCAATTACTTGTGTCTTCAAGTGCTTTAGCGGAAGACTTCTATAAAGCGATCATCCGTAAAAATGCTTCTGATAAAGAGCTAGTATGGGTAGGTCGTATCGGAGTGCTTCTGATTGCTTTCATCGCCATTCTGCTTGCTATGCAAGGGAACCCGGCAAATGGAGGCGGAACGAAGATCCTTGATCTTGTAAGTTATGCATGGGGTGGATTCGGTGCTGCATTCGGACCAATCATCCTATTGTCTCTATACTGGAAAGGCATGACACGCAACGGTGCGCTTGCTGGTATGATCACTGGAGCTGTAACAGTCGTTGTGTGGAAGCAGCTTACAGTAGCAGGAGCAATTCCTTTCGAATTATATGAAATCGTTCCAGGATTCTTCCTGGCAATGCTTGCGATCGTCATCTTCAGTAAGGTTGGACCACAGCCAAGTGAAGAAGTTAAAGCTGAATTTGATGAAGCTGTTGCAAAAGATATTGTAAAATAAACAGGTAATGAGCCTGCCGTCACCGCTGAATAATCGGTGACGGCAGGCTTTTTTGTGTCTTAAGATGTCTTTTTCCGGATCTGCAAAATTTGTCGAAGAAAAAATAATAAAAAAAGGTTCCATCTCAAAACACACTGTTATATAATACAAACAAGTTAAATAATCTGTATTATAACAAAATGCAATATCACCTTTACTCAACTCATCATGATGACCGCTCAGGAATCCTTCACAGCACAGAAACCTTCAAATGCAGACGTATTCAACCTGTATCCATACACCAACGCATACTTAAGCTTAAAAAACGATAAAATTTGAAAAGGGAGAGATATTCTATGACAAAAAACAGTGTGAATGAACGTGCAAAAGCTTTACAGGAAAGCTGGGAACTTGACGAAAGATGGCGCGGGGTCACCAGACCTTATTCCGCAGAGGATGTCATTCGATTAAGAGGTTCCATTGATATAGAACACACGTTAGCGAGACGCGGTTCTGATAAGCTTTGGAATTTATTGCACGAAGAAAACTATATCAATGCTCTGGGAGCTCTAACAGGAAACCAAGCTGTCCAGCAGGTCAGAGCAGGTCTCAAGGCCATTTACCTGAGCGGATGGCAGGTAGCTGCTGACGCCAACCTGTCAGGCCAGATGTATCCGGATCAAAGCTTGTATCCTGCAAACTCGGTTCCATCTGTTGTTAAGCGCATCAATCAGGCTCTCCAGCGTG encodes:
- a CDS encoding DUF3949 domain-containing protein; the encoded protein is MDEMYSVGLLIASVLFVITLVMIPIQYRYIKAMEEEKKKKKRESGEAFDNMPFGEAFLHQNAQSNPLFLPANLIAYLIYRVKHKDR
- the putP gene encoding sodium/proline symporter PutP encodes the protein MDIATLVTFIVYLVGMLAIGIISYRLTSNLSDYVLGGRSLGPGVAALSAGASDMSSWLLLGLPGLAYAIGLGSIWLSIGLVIGAYLNWRFVASRLRAYTEVADDSITVPDYFENRFKDGSRLLRVISAVIILVFFTFYTSSGLVGGALLFQETFGMTYNTALWIGAIVIISYTFLGGFLAVSWTDFVQGILMFLALIVTPIVAITELGGWNATVDAVRSVDPANLDTMNTMTVMGVISLLAWGLGYFGQPHIITRFMALRSTKDVPKARWIGMSWMTISMIGAVITGFAGIAYFADAPLITGDVDNSEKVFIFFTDVLFNPWVSGILLAAILSAIMSTIDSQLLVSSSALAEDFYKAIIRKNASDKELVWVGRIGVLLIAFIAILLAMQGNPANGGGTKILDLVSYAWGGFGAAFGPIILLSLYWKGMTRNGALAGMITGAVTVVVWKQLTVAGAIPFELYEIVPGFFLAMLAIVIFSKVGPQPSEEVKAEFDEAVAKDIVK